Proteins co-encoded in one Symmachiella macrocystis genomic window:
- a CDS encoding phosphotransferase family protein, with amino-acid sequence MIRNTAPEIMIDLNAENVVSYLKSAGHLAPQESATATELSGGVSNIVMRVNRPSGDDWVIKQSRPQLRTDVPWFSRMDRIHREADVMRILDRLLPTGIVPQIVLEDRDNFWFAMQAIDANHAVWKQQLLDGQVDPPVAAKLGTYLASIHRETSLRGELTEMLRDQTVFDELRVDPFYRHLANKFADVRPAIESMIDEMAATPICLVLGDFSPKNILITPTGIALVDFETGHRGDPAFDLGFFLSHLLLKTVLHADHFDDYADLTHEFWKTYLAGIQPLKATAFAPHELRRRTFAHLGSCMWSRIDATSPVNYLPDERQKNIVRNFSRQLLLNPPETWDQTIQDLRTRTKQP; translated from the coding sequence ATGATTCGCAACACTGCTCCCGAAATCATGATCGACCTCAACGCCGAGAACGTCGTTTCCTACCTCAAGTCAGCCGGACACCTGGCCCCCCAGGAATCTGCGACGGCCACAGAATTATCTGGCGGGGTCTCGAATATTGTGATGCGCGTCAATCGCCCTTCCGGCGACGATTGGGTGATCAAACAGTCCCGTCCGCAATTGCGCACCGACGTCCCCTGGTTCAGCCGCATGGACCGGATTCACCGCGAAGCCGATGTGATGCGAATCTTGGACCGCCTGTTGCCGACCGGCATCGTCCCGCAAATTGTGTTGGAGGATCGCGACAATTTCTGGTTTGCCATGCAAGCCATTGATGCGAACCACGCTGTCTGGAAACAGCAGTTACTCGACGGACAAGTCGACCCCCCAGTCGCTGCGAAACTCGGCACCTACTTGGCCTCGATTCACCGCGAAACCTCGCTGCGCGGAGAACTGACGGAGATGCTGCGCGATCAAACCGTGTTCGACGAGTTAAGAGTCGATCCGTTTTACCGGCATTTGGCAAACAAATTCGCCGACGTGCGTCCTGCGATCGAATCCATGATCGACGAAATGGCCGCCACGCCGATCTGTCTGGTGCTGGGCGATTTCAGTCCGAAAAACATTTTGATCACGCCGACCGGCATAGCGCTCGTCGACTTCGAAACGGGGCATCGCGGCGATCCCGCTTTTGACCTGGGATTCTTCCTCAGCCATTTACTACTCAAAACCGTGTTACATGCGGATCATTTCGATGATTATGCTGACTTGACCCACGAATTTTGGAAAACATATCTCGCCGGAATCCAACCGCTGAAAGCAACCGCATTCGCACCGCACGAACTCCGCCGCCGCACATTCGCTCACCTGGGCAGTTGCATGTGGTCCAGAATCGACGCCACCAGCCCGGTCAACTACCTGCCCGACGAACGGCAAAAAAACATCGTCCGCAATTTCAGCCGCCAATTGCTCCTCAATCCCCCCGAAACCTGGGACCAGACCATCCAAGACCTACGCACACGCACCAAACAACCTTGA
- a CDS encoding carboxy terminal-processing peptidase, producing MPMNLKSPYRVVIKFSLAVALLVATAYGASRLKDAPQGQTRVAMLVAKMVERFHISHQSIDDDVSAKFLERFLKDLDPRKLYLTKADVELLRQKSKTLDDDIKAGNVSFAFTTYKLFTHRLLDRIKKAQVLIDSEHDFNAEEDMVVDAKDTDWATEAELDERWRKQIKYDLLVLKLGDDSDADKVAEDAGAVKRKDEESPAKTLAEAKKRLHKRYANIVTMTEQTEPEQILEMFLTALTTTFDPHSSYMSASTLEEFQIAMRLKLQGIGAALRVTDGYTIVAEVVPGGAADADGRLKEGDKIIGVGQGEDGEITDVVEMKLSKVVKMIRGPKGTVVRLQVKPADDSETKIYDLTRQVIELKSSRVTGEIIDTGKRMDGRREKIGVINIPSFYRDFDAAQNGVADASSTATDVKKVLRSFASQGGVDGIIIDLRNNGGGALIEAIDVSGLFIDVGPVVQVKSSTGRVEALDDETSGVAYSGPLMVITNRLSASASEIFAGVIKDYKRGILVGDTTTHGKGTVQSVRPVDTEFRLNKSEPTGGALKITIQQFYRVNGDSTQNRGVTTDVSLPSLIDHFDIGESFLDNALEFDQVSPANYAATAAVNPEIISALKKDSQKRVLADKGFQRDERVINRYLKRKNRKTVSLNEEEMRRERDESKADKDEEKDDTEKKPGENKPKEIFPDKHYNNEVLAIMLDYIDLLHKGTTAKAR from the coding sequence ATGCCCATGAACTTAAAATCGCCATATCGCGTCGTTATTAAATTTTCGCTGGCTGTCGCCTTGCTGGTCGCCACGGCTTATGGGGCGTCTCGCCTCAAAGATGCACCCCAAGGGCAAACGCGCGTGGCGATGCTGGTGGCAAAAATGGTGGAACGCTTCCACATCAGCCATCAGTCGATCGATGATGACGTCTCGGCGAAATTCTTGGAACGATTTCTTAAGGATCTCGATCCCCGCAAATTGTACCTCACCAAGGCCGATGTCGAACTTTTGCGTCAAAAATCCAAAACCCTGGATGACGACATCAAAGCCGGCAATGTCAGCTTCGCATTCACAACCTACAAGCTTTTCACGCATCGGCTATTGGATCGGATTAAAAAAGCTCAAGTTCTCATCGACAGTGAACACGACTTCAATGCCGAAGAAGACATGGTGGTCGATGCCAAAGATACGGACTGGGCCACGGAAGCAGAACTCGACGAACGTTGGCGCAAGCAAATCAAGTATGACTTGCTGGTCCTGAAATTGGGCGACGACTCCGATGCCGACAAAGTGGCCGAGGATGCCGGTGCAGTCAAACGCAAAGACGAGGAATCGCCTGCCAAAACATTGGCAGAGGCAAAAAAACGTCTCCACAAACGTTATGCCAATATCGTCACGATGACCGAGCAGACCGAGCCGGAACAAATCTTAGAAATGTTCCTGACCGCTTTGACCACGACCTTTGATCCGCACTCAAGCTACATGTCCGCATCGACGCTGGAGGAATTCCAGATTGCGATGCGACTGAAGTTGCAAGGGATCGGCGCCGCACTGCGGGTGACCGACGGTTACACCATTGTCGCAGAAGTCGTTCCCGGTGGCGCCGCTGACGCGGACGGTCGCTTGAAAGAAGGGGACAAAATCATCGGTGTCGGGCAAGGAGAGGATGGCGAAATCACTGACGTCGTGGAAATGAAGCTTTCCAAAGTCGTCAAAATGATTCGCGGCCCCAAAGGAACGGTCGTCCGACTGCAAGTCAAACCGGCCGACGACAGCGAGACGAAAATCTACGACCTGACCCGCCAAGTCATTGAACTGAAATCCTCACGGGTGACGGGTGAGATCATTGATACCGGAAAACGTATGGACGGTCGCCGTGAAAAAATCGGCGTGATCAATATCCCCTCCTTCTATCGCGACTTCGACGCTGCCCAAAACGGCGTCGCCGATGCATCAAGTACTGCCACCGACGTCAAAAAAGTGCTGCGATCGTTTGCTTCACAAGGGGGTGTCGACGGCATCATTATCGACTTGCGAAATAACGGCGGTGGCGCTTTGATCGAAGCGATCGACGTTTCGGGATTGTTCATCGATGTGGGGCCCGTCGTGCAGGTCAAATCCTCAACGGGACGCGTCGAAGCACTGGACGATGAAACATCAGGTGTCGCTTATAGCGGACCGTTAATGGTCATTACTAATCGCCTGTCCGCCTCAGCCTCCGAGATTTTTGCCGGAGTGATTAAAGATTACAAACGAGGAATCCTCGTCGGTGACACCACAACACATGGCAAAGGCACGGTTCAAAGTGTACGGCCTGTTGATACGGAATTCCGGCTCAACAAATCAGAACCGACCGGCGGTGCTTTGAAAATTACGATTCAACAGTTTTATCGCGTCAACGGCGACAGTACGCAAAACCGCGGCGTCACCACCGATGTGTCGCTGCCGTCGCTGATTGACCATTTCGACATCGGCGAATCGTTTTTGGACAATGCCCTGGAGTTCGACCAAGTTAGTCCGGCAAACTATGCCGCGACAGCAGCGGTCAATCCTGAAATTATCTCCGCCCTGAAAAAGGATAGCCAAAAACGCGTTCTTGCGGACAAAGGGTTCCAACGCGATGAACGCGTCATCAATCGCTACCTGAAACGCAAAAACCGCAAGACGGTTAGCCTCAACGAAGAAGAGATGCGTCGCGAACGTGATGAAAGCAAGGCGGACAAGGATGAAGAAAAAGACGACACCGAGAAAAAACCAGGCGAAAACAAGCCCAAGGAGATCTTCCCGGACAAACATTACAACAACGAAGTGCTGGCCATTATGCTGGACTACATTGATTTGCTGCATAAAGGCACAACTGCCAAAGCACGCTAA
- a CDS encoding amidohydrolase family protein — translation MIFDIHSHAWAYPDHFGDDFRDQAQRRAKPGETLDLTVRYEDYRAMAPAEVRTVVFGGKAQLSGLWVDDRYVANYAERHGDNVVGFASIDPTQPSWKTEMHNGIERMGLKGIKLLPMYAGFFPDDKILDPLWEYAGERKLPVLLHTGTTFIAQAPLECTLPRHVDNVAARFPNVPIVMAHLGHPYEGECIAVIRKHPNVYADISALHYRPFQLYQSLMLVQEYGVWDKVLFGTDYPFTTVNATVDGLRKLNDMLVGTALPRLETEQIEQMIYRDSFSLLGIS, via the coding sequence ATGATCTTCGACATCCATAGCCACGCCTGGGCCTATCCCGATCATTTCGGCGACGATTTTCGCGACCAAGCACAACGCCGCGCCAAGCCGGGCGAGACGCTCGATTTGACGGTTCGGTACGAAGATTACCGCGCGATGGCTCCCGCAGAGGTCCGCACGGTCGTCTTCGGGGGCAAAGCCCAACTCAGTGGTCTCTGGGTCGATGACCGTTACGTTGCGAATTACGCAGAGCGGCACGGTGATAATGTCGTGGGGTTTGCATCGATCGACCCCACGCAGCCCTCCTGGAAAACCGAAATGCACAACGGTATTGAGCGCATGGGGCTCAAAGGCATCAAACTGCTGCCGATGTACGCTGGGTTTTTCCCCGATGATAAAATTCTCGATCCGCTTTGGGAGTATGCCGGCGAAAGGAAACTGCCTGTGTTGTTGCATACGGGAACGACGTTTATTGCTCAGGCCCCCTTGGAATGCACCTTGCCACGGCATGTGGACAACGTCGCCGCCCGTTTTCCCAACGTCCCCATCGTGATGGCGCATCTCGGCCATCCCTATGAAGGGGAATGCATCGCCGTGATTCGTAAACACCCGAATGTTTATGCGGACATCAGCGCCCTGCACTACCGCCCCTTTCAGTTGTACCAAAGTTTGATGTTGGTGCAGGAATATGGTGTGTGGGACAAAGTCCTCTTCGGGACCGACTATCCTTTCACAACGGTCAATGCCACTGTGGACGGGCTGCGCAAACTGAATGATATGCTCGTCGGTACCGCACTGCCGCGATTGGAGACTGAACAGATCGAGCAGATGATTTATCGCGATAGTTTTAGTTTGTTGGGAATCTCGTGA
- a CDS encoding ABC transporter ATP-binding protein — MIAIEADNLTKIYRVYRKREGLMASVKGLFHRDFKEVHAVENVSFRIDQGEMVAFLGPNGAGKTTTLKLLSGLIFPTAGTATVLGYVPWQRDNAYRRRFSLVMGQKNQLWWDLPAQESFQLHKEIYRIEPDVFQNRLDELTDLLQVRDLVGQPVRELSLGERMRLELIAALLHGPDVLLLDEPTIGLDVISQRKVQEFLKFYQDERKLTVLLTSHYMKDVEALCKRAVIINEGVIKHDGPLEDIVDRFSTHKVIELQFSGTTIPADLAEFGEVFDEKPPRVKIKVLRAKIPVVLTTLLSRYSIEDVSVSDRPLEEVIAEMFTATSDEKEPTAVPTGSA, encoded by the coding sequence ATGATTGCCATCGAAGCTGACAACCTGACGAAAATCTATCGCGTTTACCGTAAGCGAGAAGGCCTAATGGCGTCGGTCAAAGGGCTGTTTCATCGTGACTTCAAAGAAGTCCATGCCGTCGAAAACGTCAGTTTTCGGATCGATCAAGGTGAAATGGTTGCCTTCTTGGGGCCCAACGGTGCAGGGAAAACGACCACATTGAAACTGTTGTCCGGACTGATCTTTCCCACAGCCGGAACGGCTACGGTACTTGGCTATGTCCCCTGGCAACGGGATAACGCTTACCGCCGCCGGTTTTCACTGGTGATGGGCCAAAAGAACCAACTCTGGTGGGATCTGCCGGCGCAAGAATCGTTTCAGCTGCACAAAGAAATCTATCGTATCGAACCGGATGTGTTTCAAAATCGTCTGGACGAATTGACCGATCTGCTCCAAGTCCGTGACCTCGTCGGCCAACCGGTCCGCGAACTCTCCTTGGGTGAACGGATGCGGCTAGAACTCATTGCCGCCCTACTGCACGGTCCCGACGTGCTACTGTTGGACGAACCGACGATCGGCCTCGATGTGATATCGCAGCGGAAGGTGCAGGAGTTCCTCAAATTCTATCAAGACGAGCGCAAGTTGACGGTCCTGCTCACGAGCCACTACATGAAGGATGTCGAGGCCCTCTGCAAACGGGCGGTGATCATCAACGAAGGGGTGATCAAACACGACGGCCCGCTGGAGGACATCGTCGACCGCTTCAGCACGCATAAAGTGATCGAACTACAATTCTCCGGCACGACCATTCCCGCCGATTTGGCCGAATTCGGCGAGGTCTTCGACGAAAAGCCGCCGCGAGTCAAAATCAAAGTCCTCCGCGCAAAAATCCCCGTCGTCCTCACCACCTTGCTATCGCGGTACTCGATCGAAGATGTCAGCGTCAGCGATCGCCCCTTGGAAGAAGTGATCGCTGAAATGTTCACCGCCACGTCTGACGAAAAAGAACCTACCGCCGTCCCAACCGGCTCCGCATAG
- a CDS encoding DUF1501 domain-containing protein, which translates to MTHPKKPPAPCIGTIRRRTFLRSGLVGWSALGLADLLRAESLAASAGQSAKSGKSIILLWLWGGPSHMETFDLKPQASAEFRGEFDPIATTVPGLEISEHLPKLAGLGDKFALVRSISHDSPGHVNSTHTMLSGYPGNALEQPPYAPDHPDLFAVTGKLLGSRVDGMPPLVSMPFTRYQGGAYLGTAHNPFVVKADPNSDKFSVPNTSLAGMTKPQFAQRLDLLKEFDQYRRDVDASGMMDSVDEFNHKAVSMLTGDAARDAFDIGREDPRTRDRYGRHAVGQRCLLARRLVEAGARMVSIDFATVPGQKAFSWDDHASVWNIFEQMKIRLPVLDQVASALVEDIHYRGLQDDVLLVVMGEMSHTPRLSNFKGQPGREHWGRTMSVFLSGGGMPMGQAVGATNSKGDEVLSRLVRPNDLLATWYKHLGVPLATHFPDHGGRPTPILPNGAPIAELI; encoded by the coding sequence ATGACACACCCCAAAAAACCACCTGCCCCTTGTATCGGCACAATACGTCGCAGGACATTTTTGCGCTCCGGATTGGTGGGATGGTCCGCATTAGGGTTGGCAGATTTATTGCGTGCCGAAAGTTTGGCCGCTTCTGCGGGGCAATCCGCAAAGAGCGGCAAGTCGATCATTTTGTTGTGGCTGTGGGGCGGTCCGAGTCACATGGAGACGTTCGACCTCAAACCGCAAGCGTCAGCGGAATTTCGGGGAGAGTTCGATCCGATTGCAACGACTGTCCCCGGTTTAGAAATCAGCGAGCACCTGCCGAAACTGGCCGGGTTGGGGGACAAGTTCGCTCTCGTCCGCTCAATCAGTCACGACAGCCCGGGGCATGTGAATAGCACGCATACGATGTTGTCGGGCTATCCAGGCAACGCATTGGAACAGCCCCCTTACGCCCCCGATCATCCCGACTTGTTCGCGGTCACGGGCAAACTCCTGGGGAGTCGCGTTGATGGGATGCCGCCGTTGGTCTCCATGCCTTTTACGCGATATCAGGGCGGCGCGTACCTTGGGACGGCGCACAATCCGTTTGTTGTCAAAGCGGATCCCAACTCCGACAAATTCAGCGTGCCGAATACTTCGTTGGCCGGCATGACCAAACCGCAATTTGCACAGCGACTCGATTTGCTCAAGGAATTCGACCAATACCGCCGCGACGTCGATGCGTCGGGGATGATGGATTCGGTGGATGAATTCAATCACAAAGCGGTCTCCATGCTGACCGGCGATGCTGCTCGGGATGCCTTTGATATCGGCCGTGAAGATCCTCGCACGCGTGATCGTTACGGACGGCATGCGGTGGGTCAGCGTTGTTTGTTGGCGCGACGATTGGTCGAAGCGGGAGCGCGGATGGTTTCCATCGACTTTGCGACGGTGCCCGGACAAAAGGCGTTCAGTTGGGATGACCATGCGTCGGTGTGGAATATTTTTGAGCAAATGAAAATACGCCTGCCGGTGCTCGATCAAGTCGCCTCGGCACTGGTGGAGGACATCCACTACCGCGGTCTGCAAGATGATGTGTTGTTGGTCGTGATGGGAGAAATGTCGCACACGCCGCGGTTGAGCAATTTTAAAGGCCAACCGGGTCGCGAGCACTGGGGCCGCACGATGTCGGTCTTTCTCTCCGGGGGTGGCATGCCGATGGGCCAAGCAGTGGGGGCGACGAATTCCAAAGGGGACGAAGTTCTCAGCCGTTTGGTGAGGCCCAACGACCTGTTGGCCACATGGTACAAGCACCTCGGCGTACCGCTGGCGACGCATTTCCCCGACCATGGCGGCCGCCCAACGCCGATCCTGCCCAATGGCGCGCCGATTGCTGAGTTGATCTGA
- a CDS encoding gamma carbonic anhydrase family protein produces the protein MLSDFTMVADTFADFSSTTILDSMSTPQSDADWPSGPLPPEPPIPFPDVHYHWDALHAAPRIDETAWIAPGAVVMGRVRMKARSSVWYNCVLRGDNEYIELGEDTNVQDGSVLHIDPDYPCILGDRVTVGHMAIVHASVVGDGALIAIGAKVLSRCVIGEGALIAAGAVVLEGTQVPPHTLWAGCPARQIKELDENQRARLARTYQHYVNNTAIHLARFGRAHIDAIINGEGI, from the coding sequence ATGTTGAGCGACTTCACAATGGTCGCAGACACATTCGCCGACTTCTCATCCACCACGATTCTCGATTCTATGTCCACTCCTCAAAGCGATGCCGATTGGCCGAGCGGCCCCTTGCCGCCCGAACCGCCGATTCCCTTCCCCGACGTGCATTACCATTGGGATGCACTGCACGCCGCCCCTCGCATCGACGAAACCGCCTGGATTGCGCCCGGTGCGGTTGTCATGGGACGCGTCCGCATGAAGGCCCGCAGTTCTGTTTGGTACAACTGCGTGCTCCGCGGCGACAACGAATACATCGAACTGGGCGAAGACACCAACGTCCAGGATGGTTCGGTGCTGCACATCGACCCCGATTACCCTTGCATCCTGGGCGATCGCGTCACTGTGGGCCATATGGCGATCGTGCATGCCTCGGTCGTGGGCGACGGTGCATTGATTGCCATCGGCGCCAAGGTCCTCAGTCGCTGCGTGATCGGCGAAGGCGCCTTGATAGCCGCCGGCGCCGTTGTGCTGGAAGGCACGCAAGTCCCTCCTCACACTCTCTGGGCCGGTTGCCCGGCGCGTCAAATCAAAGAACTCGACGAAAACCAACGCGCCCGCCTGGCTCGCACCTATCAACATTACGTCAACAACACCGCCATCCACCTCGCTCGCTTTGGCCGCGCGCATATTGATGCGATTATCAATGGCGAAGGCATTTGA
- a CDS encoding exo-alpha-sialidase, whose protein sequence is MFERRRFLQTSLCAGISYLTCGGVGGADDTAPDYHLTRDVPTKLFDGKRCWSHPRAGIVQGTGQGGDPRVVMTMNTLDLSGSDVFKGVFGMQTDDLGKSWTEAAEMETLAPRIEDIKGQERPVAVSDFWPKWHVKTNTLLGTGHTVVYTPEWKVTRPRPRHTAYAVYAPKQSDWKAWRKMDLSHDEKFNDAGAGCTQRFDLPDGIILLPLYFVPAGKNSHVTVARCGFDGTTLTYLENGTELHVDDKTRGLHEPSLTRFGGQYFLTIRNDKRGYITRSEDGQQFEPIQEWRFDDGQPLGNYNTQQHWVTHSDGLFLVYTRRGANNDHVFRHRAPLFIAQVDPERLRVIRETERVLVPERGARLGNFGVTDISPDETWVTVSEWMQPEGVEKHGSDGSVYVARIHWAKPNGLV, encoded by the coding sequence ATGTTTGAGCGGCGACGTTTTTTGCAGACATCTTTGTGTGCTGGTATTTCTTATCTGACCTGCGGCGGTGTTGGCGGTGCGGACGACACGGCGCCTGATTATCATCTAACGCGGGATGTGCCGACGAAGTTGTTTGATGGCAAACGGTGCTGGAGTCATCCCCGCGCGGGAATCGTGCAGGGAACAGGGCAGGGAGGTGACCCGCGCGTCGTGATGACGATGAACACTTTGGACTTATCAGGTAGCGACGTGTTCAAAGGGGTATTTGGAATGCAGACGGACGACTTGGGCAAGTCGTGGACCGAGGCTGCGGAAATGGAGACGCTCGCGCCGCGGATAGAGGACATTAAAGGGCAAGAGCGACCGGTGGCGGTCAGCGACTTTTGGCCGAAATGGCATGTGAAAACAAATACGCTCCTGGGGACCGGGCACACGGTCGTTTACACACCCGAATGGAAAGTCACGCGGCCTCGTCCGCGGCACACGGCTTATGCGGTATATGCCCCCAAACAAAGTGATTGGAAAGCTTGGCGGAAGATGGATCTTTCGCATGATGAAAAATTCAACGACGCCGGAGCCGGTTGCACGCAGCGGTTCGATCTGCCGGACGGGATAATTCTTTTGCCACTGTATTTTGTCCCTGCCGGAAAGAACTCGCATGTCACCGTGGCACGGTGTGGTTTTGACGGCACGACACTGACCTATCTGGAGAACGGCACGGAATTGCATGTCGACGACAAAACGCGGGGCTTGCACGAACCCTCCTTAACGCGTTTCGGCGGCCAATACTTTTTGACGATTCGCAATGACAAACGGGGTTACATTACGCGAAGCGAGGATGGACAGCAGTTTGAGCCGATCCAAGAATGGCGATTCGACGATGGACAGCCGTTAGGCAATTACAACACGCAGCAACATTGGGTGACGCATAGCGACGGATTGTTTTTGGTGTATACCCGTCGCGGTGCGAATAACGACCACGTCTTTCGGCACCGTGCCCCGTTGTTTATAGCTCAAGTCGATCCTGAGCGGTTACGAGTGATTCGCGAGACAGAGCGAGTCTTGGTTCCCGAACGGGGCGCACGACTGGGGAATTTTGGTGTTACGGATATCAGCCCGGACGAGACCTGGGTGACCGTCAGCGAATGGATGCAGCCCGAGGGTGTGGAGAAACATGGCAGCGACGGGAGTGTTTATGTCGCGCGGATTCACTGGGCGAAGCCGAATGGACTGGTGTAA
- a CDS encoding ribosomal protein L7/L12, which produces MQLSLDNDAAAADSRIQDRVHQLVAEGNKIEAIKLYREQTGCGLVEAKNAVEAMLRGETPPPIAPRPQTSSTTDQDIVALLHEGRKIEAIKLYREQAGGGLRDAKLAVDALAREHGIEAAGKSGGCLGLLIIGLTLTATAGYLLT; this is translated from the coding sequence ATGCAGCTTTCTCTCGACAACGACGCAGCCGCCGCCGACAGTCGAATTCAGGACCGGGTGCACCAGTTGGTTGCTGAAGGAAATAAAATTGAGGCGATCAAATTGTATCGCGAACAGACAGGCTGCGGCCTCGTCGAAGCTAAAAACGCTGTCGAAGCCATGCTGCGCGGCGAAACCCCTCCGCCCATCGCGCCCCGCCCGCAAACGTCCTCTACGACCGATCAAGACATCGTCGCCCTACTGCACGAAGGCCGCAAAATCGAGGCGATCAAACTGTACCGCGAACAAGCCGGCGGTGGCCTCCGCGATGCCAAATTGGCCGTCGATGCCCTGGCCCGCGAACACGGCATCGAAGCCGCCGGCAAAAGCGGCGGTTGCTTAGGCCTGCTCATCATCGGCCTAACGCTCACCGCCACGGCCGGCTATCTGCTGACCTAA
- a CDS encoding GGDEF domain-containing protein yields MNASISSELGNISSSFWIMVLLAVAIAAGTGFAAGIFYARWSDKRSFSRARAGVAQLFQTVISTIDTAQEVCRLLEKCPGTFLKPNQTEQLVQKRNGLLDAISGLVRRHDPSFDATPRPEAAPSPAPTPFKVEWTIEPTDPSTGLPGRQAFDENLALLMNAGQESERTSGLLLIKIDKFENLRSRLGVGDSDKLVKKMMAVVCRSVRDEDLVCRYSADMLAILLPDTDPETGRTVAGAARDSIRAYHFRVEEHGPEIFVTASFGYTACRPLDNPDLAVNRGADALSKSQQRGRNQLHAHDGQSIKHCLAG; encoded by the coding sequence ATGAATGCTTCAATTTCAAGCGAACTGGGAAACATCAGTTCCTCGTTTTGGATCATGGTGTTGCTGGCTGTTGCAATTGCCGCGGGAACGGGATTCGCAGCCGGAATCTTCTATGCGCGTTGGAGCGACAAACGCTCATTCTCACGTGCGCGGGCCGGTGTGGCTCAACTCTTTCAAACCGTTATCTCCACTATCGATACCGCCCAAGAGGTATGCCGCCTGTTGGAAAAATGTCCGGGGACGTTTCTCAAGCCCAATCAGACGGAGCAATTGGTGCAAAAACGCAACGGCTTGCTGGATGCGATTTCCGGTTTGGTGCGACGACACGATCCCAGCTTCGATGCGACTCCCCGACCGGAGGCGGCCCCCTCCCCTGCACCCACGCCGTTTAAAGTCGAGTGGACGATTGAACCGACCGACCCGTCGACCGGATTACCGGGACGGCAGGCGTTCGACGAGAACCTCGCACTGTTGATGAACGCCGGGCAAGAGAGTGAACGGACCAGCGGTCTGCTATTGATTAAAATCGACAAGTTCGAAAATCTCCGGAGCCGCCTCGGTGTGGGAGATAGCGACAAACTTGTCAAAAAAATGATGGCGGTCGTCTGCCGATCCGTTCGCGATGAGGATTTGGTCTGCCGCTATTCCGCCGACATGCTGGCCATCTTGTTGCCCGACACCGATCCCGAGACCGGGCGGACAGTTGCCGGTGCCGCCCGAGATTCCATTCGCGCGTATCATTTTCGCGTTGAGGAGCATGGCCCGGAAATTTTTGTGACAGCCAGTTTTGGCTACACCGCTTGCCGGCCGCTGGACAATCCGGATCTGGCCGTGAATCGCGGTGCGGATGCATTGTCTAAGTCACAGCAGCGCGGACGCAATCAACTGCATGCGCATGATGGTCAATCGATCAAACATTGCCTCGCCGGCTGA